A window of Centroberyx gerrardi isolate f3 chromosome 19, fCenGer3.hap1.cur.20231027, whole genome shotgun sequence genomic DNA:
tgtgtgtgtgtgtgtgtgtgtagaggagtAGAGAATGAACCTTGTAAAAATTGACTCCACTAATTGTTTTTTAGATAAGGCCTAAAGAGATGTCCTTCATTCTATTGAGGCAATGTGTGCCAAGAGAGAATAAGCTGCCATTTTCAAGTATTGCCTGATAATTAAAAAGCTATTTGCTAATTTGCCCCTAAATGTTAGGACAACATATTTAGCTCTGATACAGAGGAATTTTAAATTGAAAACACATAAGTAAACTAAGAATAGCAAGTAATAATCAGCTCAACAATTATACAATAGGTCCCAGGCCATTTGAGTAAACATGGACAAACATCACCCAAACTAATTATCACACATTCATATATGAGTATGCAGTAAATCATCCTATATTCTTCAATGTTGGTGAGCAGTGGATCAAAGAAATATGTAAAGTCTGGTTGTCTTCTGTATGGACACAAGGCCAAAGCAGTGTTTTGtccacaaaataaaagaaacaagtCCAGAGAGTGACAGGTCAGTCACTGATGACACATTGAACATCCTTTAAAATCAGGTTGACCATTAGTCCAGACCTCAGTGTCCATCTTTATTCAACCTTGAGGAACAGACTGTTGTAAAGGTCAGGAAAGTTCAAGAAATGACTCTCAGTTCCTCCACCCATCATTCCTCCCGTTTACCTCTTTGACCTGCCAGGCTTCAGAAGGAAAGAAGCTCCAGTTTTTTGCTCCAGTGCTTGATCAACTGCCTCTTTCGCCTTTGATCTTTCCATCTCCATCCCCAACGTTGACAGTAGACTTGACTAGGTCGTCCCTAGGGCCCACTGCATGACTACTGACTTCTCTCTGTAGCAACTTATGTTTCAGAACCCTGGTGCTGCCATAAAGTGCCGCTGAAGGAGTCTCACCTCAAAAACTTCCAGTCCATGGAGGTTTACTGTTGGTGCTTGCTTTCAGTGTTTGGGGATCCAGGAATTTTGCTGTTTTACTTGTTATAAGTCACGctgaataagagcatcagctaataTCTTGAAATGCCAAATGTAATGTCGTCCTTCTTCTGCTCCTTTACCTCCTCTTTCTACCCTTAAGCCTGTTGGCTGTGGACGGCGTCTTCCTGGAGGACAAAACTTCTTGCGCGGACGCCGTGTTGGACCTAACCACAGATCTGTAGCAACAccaaaagaaaatagagaagaGTTGGTTCAGATGTCTTTTGATTGCCCTTCAAACATGGCAGAATAAGGAAAAGTAGCTGTTATAAGAGGTTgatctttttgttcttttacCTTAGAGAGGCCAACAGCTTGTTGCTGTTTGTGTGGGAGAGGCTGCCAGTCTCTATCAATGGGCCCACGACAGCAATTCTCGGATTCTCTGAGCTGTGGATAGACACAACAACGGTTGTTAAAACAAGGACAAACACCTCCAACATTTCTGGGAACTTCCTAAACTCCTACAAGACGGGGGGTTTTGTCCTGCATAATTATGTTACCTGAGGCGAAAACAGTTCAAGATCGACTAACCAATTTCCTAGGAATTGCAACCCAACATGTTTTTAGATGTCCTATTGGCAGGGATTAAGGGTGGGACTACCTGGGATAACATTTAGAGACTGTGACTAATCCTCAGCGTAGGTTTCATAACCGCAATAAGTCAGAGACGCAACAAACATTCCCTTAAGCAAAGGGCAGAAAAGAAACTGTCTAAAAATAGCAGCATGGCTAATAAACCTGTGTGATAACTTTCAAGGCCTCCCAGAAAATGCGGGCCTTTCTCCCCACTATGACGACTACCCTCATACTGCGGTAACATTATCACAGACACAATCATTtcgcctcctctctgactcATCTCACCTTCACCAGTGCCCTGATACAGACTCTTCACACATGACCGACGCTGGAACGACAGACAGCTATTTTGATACCATCTACCACCCAAAGGAGGATACATGATGGGAAGGAAAAGCCTTAGATctaggaagggggggggggggggggggggactcaccTTTTCTGGCAGAAGCTGGAGCAGGTTTCGTCGGCTCGGTTGGCGCATTCGCAGCGGTCGGTCGAACGACGGCGACGAGACAGGGCGCTTCCCAGGCCGTAAGGGAGGATTTTACTGTAAAGGAAAGCGAAACATCTTAGAATAATCTTGCTTAGTGCATGTGGGCATCTACAGTGTGGTAGGGTTAGGCCGAGAaatttaaacctgcaatgaaacctgcctcaccctgctttaaggagctgctaacccacctaagagaatttcattagtagtctggctttcaatggggagttttagtgtcccatgatggtccaaatgctgtttcagaggcttttctacccctgacaagaatacaattctaggggaaacactgaatacttggtaTTATTTGGAATTTCTAAgcatgaaaatataatagaaaaTAGATATTGAATACCAGCATAAAAAATATCAGCAGTTTCAGTCCAAATATCGGTCTAACCTTAATCTATGTACAGGTAAACTCCCAATccatgaatgtgtttgtgctatctgtgtgtatgtctgaagCAGTCCGCAGCCTCACCTTGGGGTGTTGACCCAGATAATATCCAGGTGGCAGAAGTAGATGCATTCTTTGTCCAGCCAGCTGTTACAGGAGCAGCGTTTGGTCCTGATGCGATGCGGATGTGGGGACTGAGCTGGCAGGTCGGTCGGGCCTGATAAGGGAAGTCCACAACCtagaaaaacacaaaggatCAGAGATTAAAAAGTGCCAACTAATCCCTCGGCTGGTTAAAAAAGTGCCAACTAATACCATGGCAGACTTAACCGCGTGACTGTGCAGTTAGTGATTATCGCAtgcaaatataaacaaatcCTGTTGGCGGGCTAACACCCACTGGTGTGGTTCATCAAATGCGATCTTGATTAATAATCGGACAAATATGCTTTAGCCAAGTCAAACAACTGTGCAAGCTGCCTCATCAGATTGTATCAATAATGCGGCGATAACCTGGGCTGCTTATCAGAGGAAAACCCTCTCTTTCAGGAGGATTCTGCCACTCTGAGAGGCTGAACCcatgtttgtattgtatttaaAGCTTTGACTGAGATTAAGTCAGAGGCTGCAGTGTCAAATAATTGCCAGCTCCCAGCATGGCCGCCTCTTAATTCACTTGCTGCTGCAGAAAGTATAACTGAGCCATCACTTTTAGAGCGAATACTGATGACAGCCACTGCAAGCAGCAGGTGTTTTACTATTTTACAACATtgctgattttattattttacttattttattcCTATTAAACTTCCATTCAACCAGGCCGGTCAATTTAATATAATTAAAGACCATAGGTGGTAGATGCCAAAAGGCATCTATCACCACAGcaaattattcatttttcattgaaTTTCACCCCAATCTACCACTGTAATCctcaaatatactgtaaatgcaaacacctaaaagtcttgaaaaacaaaaaaaacaatgcagatAAAGTAACTCACCCTCTTGCAGAACCACACAGAAGAGGAGAAATAAAGCCAGGATCTTGCTCATGGAGGGAgccatcatcgtcatcatcatcatctatgGATGGAGTGTGAAGTTTTGATGTGGTGAAATCCACTCAGAGAAGTGCAGACAGGTCTGTT
This region includes:
- the edn2 gene encoding endothelin-2, translated to MMMMTMMAPSMSKILALFLLFCVVLQEGCGLPLSGPTDLPAQSPHPHRIRTKRCSCNSWLDKECIYFCHLDIIWVNTPSKILPYGLGSALSRRRRSTDRCECANRADETCSSFCQKSSENPRIAVVGPLIETGSLSHTNSNKLLASLRSVVRSNTASAQEVLSSRKTPSTANRLKGRKRR